The Solea solea chromosome 15, fSolSol10.1, whole genome shotgun sequence genome segment TAGGAGGGGCTGCTGTATGTGCTGTATATCTTCTGATGCAGAGGTCATAGGGTTCAACGCGGCTTGCTCGAGGCTtagagggggaggggaggggaggagcgACACTGGCATTGAGACTGGGGGGGAGAAGAATCAGAGAGGTTAGAGACGGAACTATGTAATCACATTTCTGGTTCATTTCCACCTCAGGACCAGTGTTGGATGATTCCAAGCTTTACCAAATTTCATAGTAATACAACTAATATTTACTGAGCCCTGTTTTTGATTTCAATCTGCAGTTGGCAGGGTCACTAGAAAAGATGATTTTTGAGTTTCATTTGCAGGAGGTTATAACATATTCTTATACAATTAACTCTTTAGATATTTActttaagaatgtgcaatatagagtcttATATCCTTTCTGTTTGCAGCAAAACCTATAGGCCATCTGatgaaatcatttcttttttcattttcaccaactatataaacacacctgagctaaaagtactttgtttttattttttttatttgatttaattaaaaacatttaaaaaaaaaaaaattacttgcTCACTTTCCAGGCATAGCATTACACAAAAGTCTCTCgtgaaacaaactaaaaaaggaaattcggatctgtgccgcgtgagcacCAAGGGTTAATACTAGTAAAGACTTTAAACAAAGCCCTGAAGGTGGAGCCTAAGGCCACACCCACATGGAAACAGCACCAAACATaaacatcttttttcttttcaaaaggTTCCCtgtaaaaaacatgacattgtttcaggaaatatctccatCCACACAGTATCTCCCTCAAATCGCTGAACTGTAGTACATACGCCAGGactgtaacgttacaccaaaaacacagaagaagacgtTGTACATATtatagatataataacagaatgAACCAAGacaggacaaaaaagaaaagtctcaTTATTTGAGTCAGATCCCAGCATCTTGAAAGGTTGTACTTCAGCTtctatgatttttttctttgttatgaggagcaaagaaaccagaagaattcccatttcagaagctgaaaaaccggAACCCTCTGGAATTATTGATAAATGCCCCAAAAGAATTCCTGCCTAGTGTATCTTTACGTTGTAAACTGATTGATTGGACGCAAAACTTCCTCAGAGCCACAGTGTTAGTTTGGCTATAATGTTGGGGAAATAGTGTAATGGAATAGCATGGGGGGGGCAGTGAAGGTGAATGTCTAAAGAGGCGGCCAGGACCTTCATTACTATAAAAAACAGGCTCAAACGCAGACCATGCACTATACTCAGACAGCTTCAGTACTGAATGACTGTTCGTCGACTTTACGGTAATAACGTAGCAAAAATAAACACGCATGTCTTCTTTCACCTGCCATTAGCTCGACCGTCTCGTTGCACGAGAGAGCGAAATACCAAAAAATCAAGTGAGCAAGCGCTCCTGGCAAAAATGGGATTGTGGAAAATGCCTGCATAATCacgattattatttttcatatgCTTTGGATAAACTCCACACCCTTTTGGCAGAGCTGGTCACTTGGTGGGGAGTACAAagagattatattatattataggacTGACTGAAAATGACTCAGGCCAAAACGCTGAGTCATCCCAGCCTCGGGACGGGAGACCGGATCGCTGAGTACACATAAGAATTCACATTATACACGTTcaatcttgtttttgttttttaaatttaatcaGGGACATTTGTGAATTTCCGATCCTCCCGGTGACTCCACATTAACATCCacaaccatttattttatttttttttgcagattacTCCACGGTGCATCTAAACCAGCTCCTGGAGAAGGCAGAGGCCATCGCTGGCCGGATgctgcctttctctctcttctacAGGAACCAGAATAAAGAGTACTTTGACGACGCCAGGTAGGCCAAATGATGACCGTGTCATTTTGAACATAGTTCGCTCCAGAAGGAAGCTGCTTGTTgccaggcaaaaaaaaaaagtaagattCAGCTGTGTGTAGTGCAGCTGCACAAAGCCTGTTGATTAGCTCCATAAATCCCCCACATGTGCACCAATctacttcagcagcagcagcagcagcagcaaagcgCTGCCTGAAATTAATGTGACGGGTCATACGCGGGTTCACCTGACAACTTCCTCTGCGCACACTCACGGTGCATTTTATTGTAGCAGAGGATTCTGGCCAAAGCCTCGTGTAACCTTGTGTCAGACAAAGGCAGACGgttgttaaaggtccagtgtgtaacatttaagagggtttatCGGCAGAAATGAAATATACTACCCAGAAGTGGCTGGTACAGAAGATTTTTAGTGTGTACTTTAAGCCTGAGTACACAAACCAGTCAGAGGCCACCGCAGCTCCTTAACGTGCTTTTACAATCTGCAGCCTCACCGTTAGATATCACCGATTCTCCCCTTGtgaagacaaagaaacacacacaacagtctGCTTTAGTTGCAGTCTACGCTGCTTTTTGTGCGACTTCCTGTCAAAGTCCTCCTCCTgcagcgttgttgttgttgtgctttgttCTAATGGCTTCTCTCCATCCTCTCAACGCCTCACAGAGCCTCACTACTGTCTCTCTTTTGTTGGAGCTTTGCTGCATGACGTCACCTCGACGGCCCTCTCCCTTTTGCTGAGTTGCAGCTGCTACACAGTAGTGGCCGCCTCACAGTTGCTTCTGTTAAACTGCACCACCTTGTGGGGAGCGAGCGGCACTGACGCCATTATGAGGCCTCTGATCCTGTGATCTGGGGTGGGAGCTGAATAATTGCATAATGTCCACAACAAAGCATCAATTACAGATATAATGACAACCTCAGGAGTGATCGCAGGGTAATCACAGTTTATAACTGGAGCGCCGGAGCTCACATTTGtctctgtgcagctgctgcGGGAAAACAACATTCATTGTTTTGGACGTTGTTCACTTGTTTATTTGCTGTTTAAATGCTCCGTTTGTTTCCTGGCTCTTTAGTCActataataaagaaatatgtaacttttttttttatcaacacaaTTTTCTCACACAAAGTTTCTTTGAGACAAACTAGACATAAATTAATATAATTTTGTTTAAGTATCTAATTAGTGTAAAGACTTTCTTATTGGTTTATTGGAGGTAGGATTGAGATCATTATGTTAGGTTTGAAATTAGTATATTGGgtctgtaatgtttttgttcCATTAGTATCTTGTTTTTGTGCAGTAGTAGgtcatttttgtaattttttaaagATACTTTGctaatttaagtatttttttagaACAGTAGTAACATATATATCATAgtaacatgtatatatacatatatatgtagaaaGTAAATTAAGGATAATTAATATATATCTTAAAAGTGCAGTGTAATGAAAACCACTTCAGTTTaataaatgttactttttttaagactttttccCCAAACTGTCTACAGAGTCTATAAAGTTTTCCCACTGCTTTTTCCCTGACTACTCCAAAATGACTTTCATTGGTTTACAGTGAGgataaaaaaatgctgattaaaaaaatgcttgGCCATAAAGGGAAAAtaactttagttttttttcttcttctgcacaAACTCCAGAGAGAAGCAGGGGAACCAGATGCTTCCGTCAGTGAAGGACAACAGTGGCAGCCACGGCTCTCCCATCAGTGGCAAACTGGAGGGCATTTTCTTCTGCTGCAACACAGAGTTCAACACCGGCAAACCTCCGCAGGATTCCCCGTACGGCCGCATGCGCTTCGAGGTCCAGGCGAACACACTCTTCAACCCCGACACCAACCTGTACTTTGGAGATTTCTACTGCATGTACACGGCCTACCACTACGTGATCCTGGTCCTGGCACCAAAGGGCTCCAGAGGCGACGACTTCTGCAAGCAGCGTCTGCCCGCGCTCGACATCGGCAGCAACCCTTTCCTGACCTGCAAGCAGGTGGAGGAGTGCGACGGCGGCCTGGTGTTTCATCACGCTCAGGACGTCATCCTGGAGGTGATCTACACGGAGCCCATGGACCTGGCGCTGGGCACGGTGGCGGAGATCAGCGGACACCAGCTGATGAGTATGTCCACGGTGAACGCCAAGAAAGACCCGAGCTGCAAGACCTGCAACATCAGTGTGGGACGCTAAGGCGACAGCAGATTGTCAAGAGAGCGAGGGAAGAAGGGACTAAGAAGTGACTGacctccacacacacgcacacgcacacacacacacacacacacacacacacacacatgcatgacgCAGCAGATTTAGAAGGCTtccagacatgcacacacacacacacaccaacatatCTCTGTACTCTGAATATTCCCAAAGAAGGACGCAGAGAATATAGAGGATGGTACTCACTCTTTGACATCTGCCCCCACTGTGCAGCCATCTTAAAAGTTGGGGTCTGCCCTAAATGTTGAAAACACACCTTAAAGATGTCCGTGTAAGGGACCACCAGCTGAGAAATCTAAACCTGGGACAGCGACACAGATCCATGCGTCCATCCTGCAAGTTAACACCGTCATAGTCACCAAACCCTTTAACTGTACTAAAAAACATGGGCTGTTTCTAttatatttaaagtgattttttgttgtttttttaaatcagttgtTCCATTATGTTGTCAGTGACCTTTGCCTGGTTTTTATTGATATACTGTTAATTGCGTCCACCGTCTGTGTGGACAAGCATTTTGCTCTTtgactgtttctctctctctctctcttgagatgatgatgatgatgatgctgatgtttTGTTCTTATTACACagtagacaaaaaaaatctgacttCTTTTACCTCCTACTAGTGGCACGTACTGGTACTACACGTTTCTAGGGCTGCAGCATCAATAGTCATCTGTCTTTATACCAAAGGTATTAAACACTAGACATTAACctgctgtggggaaaaaagaaaacaaatgcaacaaCCTCTAACATAACATGTGTACTCACTGAATCTCTGATGGCCAACTTGTGAACTACGCATTAACActttaacctttttttgttagggaaagaaaaaaaaagcatgatgcAGTTTTGTGGAGAATGAGTACGAAAGCTGTCGGTGCCGCGCTCATAAACCTTTTTCCTGCAACGTTCGATATTTACTTTATCGTAGTCGGTGGAAAGAAAGTAGAACCATAAACTGTGTTTAGCagaataaatgtgaaaaaatatttatttttattgatattcatatacatatatatatattgtgtatatatatacagaaaaatatataaacCAGAAGTGCACAATGTTGAAAGCTCTGATCATTGTCAACGACAGCATTAAGAAGGATAAACAAACTTCATATGGCGTATATATAACTTGCACTATGATGTCAAGGTTCACTAACATTCACATTATTTGCCACAGTGAACATGTAAATTGAATAGTCACAATTTAGATTAAAATCCTTGATGCATATCATAGCACAATGCAGGACTGAAAAaataacatgcacaaacacgGATTGTCTCACTGTTTgcgtttacatttttttttgccaagatagcactttttaacttttaaaatgcagtttccACATCAATTATAGACAGAAAAAATAGCAATTTTTTGGCAAGGAATAGAAGCGAAGTACCATATTCTACGCACAGTAATGTTAAAATGACTAACACGTGACTAACATCAGGTTGTTACAGCTCTTCGTCTTGGACACAGGTTAGTGCTACATCACTTGGTTCACGTGCTACAAtgatgtgtataaatatatgattATTTCATTACCTGACGAggactaaatgtgtttttgggtctttgggaaaaaaaacgtcCATCACTGTTTTTCCTTCATGTAAAGTGCATCCACATAATGAGCatggcatgaaaaaaaaagaaaagaaaaaagaaagagagaccagACCTTCTGGCTCCTTCTCATCCTGATTTTGTCACAAATGATCGAgtcctgttgtgttttttcgaTGAAAAGTCCCACTGTGAGTTCACTCAACTAGTTTTGGTTGAGTCATGTTGTTTACTGAGCAGGGCCtccaggaggcggag includes the following:
- the LOC131474174 gene encoding phytanoyl-CoA hydroxylase-interacting protein-like, which encodes MEVPGLAHNITSPLSPCEGMIKDLSLNAIQLCERDGSKSQDGSISEMEELPVPQNIKISNITCDSFKICWDMEPSSKERITHYFIDLNKKENKNSNKFKHKDVPTKLVAKAVPLPMTVRGHWFLSPRTEYTVAVQTASKQTDGDYAVSEWSEIIEFCTADYSTVHLNQLLEKAEAIAGRMLPFSLFYRNQNKEYFDDAREKQGNQMLPSVKDNSGSHGSPISGKLEGIFFCCNTEFNTGKPPQDSPYGRMRFEVQANTLFNPDTNLYFGDFYCMYTAYHYVILVLAPKGSRGDDFCKQRLPALDIGSNPFLTCKQVEECDGGLVFHHAQDVILEVIYTEPMDLALGTVAEISGHQLMSMSTVNAKKDPSCKTCNISVGR